A stretch of the Lactuca sativa cultivar Salinas chromosome 9, Lsat_Salinas_v11, whole genome shotgun sequence genome encodes the following:
- the LOC111885533 gene encoding adenylylsulfatase HINT3, with protein sequence MEAAQGRRLSVIASHLRQIPIPPTTTNVSSSIVSPSHCNSSDSEKLRNLEADCVFCKIIRGDAPALKLYEDDTCLCFLDTNPVSPGHSLIIPRSHFPSLVATPPSVVAAMCSKVPYISKAVMKATGSDSFNLLVNNGVDAGQVIFHTHIHIIPRRARDCLWASESLKRHPLKVDKEVMHLVNGIRQELSFVDGFEDSSSKDHGTTLIGS encoded by the exons ATGGAAGCCGCACAGGGACGTCGTTTGTCCGTCATCGCTTCTCATCTTCGCCAAATTCCCATTCCACCAACTACGACCAATGTTTCTTCATCTATTGTCTCGCCCTCTCATTGCAATTCCTCAGATTCTGAGAAGCTGCGCAATCTCGAGGCTGATTGTGTTTTCTGTAAGATTATTCGAGGCGACGCACCTGCTTTAAAG CTATACGAAGATGATACATGCCTATGCTTTTTGGATACAAATCCTGTTAGCCCTGG GCACTCTCTTATTATTCCAAGAAGCCATTTTCCATCTCTGGTAGCAACTCCTCCATCT GTGGTAGCTGCCATGTGCTCCAAAGTCCCTTATATTAGCAAGGCAGTTATGAAAGCCACTGGTTCTG ATTCTTTCAACTTGTTGGTGAACAATGGTGTGGATGCAGGCCAAGTTATATTTCAT ACACACATTCATATAATACCTCGCAGGGCACGAGATTGCTTATGGGCTTCTgag AGCTTGAAGAGGCATCCATTGAAGGTAGACAAGGAAGTTATGCATCTTGTTAATGGCATTAGACAAGAATTGTCATTTGTGGATGGATTTGAAGATAGCAGTAGTAAAGATCATGGAACCACTCTCATTGGAAGCTGA
- the LOC111885584 gene encoding E3 ubiquitin-protein ligase CHIP, producing the protein MKGVNSAAMQAEQLKLDGNLCFMKNRFGAAIDAYTEAITLCPNVAIYWTNRALCHRKRNDWTRVEEDCRKAVQLDHNSVKGHYMLGLALMQRKKYAEGIKALERSLDLGRGANPRSYMVEEIWQELARAKYQEWEHDSTQRSWDLQNLKECCEIALVEKYSLDVTQMEGFTDEITDSASQQLQALNSVFSKASEPDTPKEIPDYLCCRITLDIFRDPVIAPSGFTYERAVILDHLNKVGMFDPITRQPLRPSQLVQNLAVKEAVQAFLETHGWAYRMD; encoded by the exons ATGAAGGGCGTGAATTCGGCGGCCATGCAAGCAGAACAACTTAAACTTGATGGTAACCTCTGTTTCATGAAGAACAGATTCGGTGCTGCAATCGATGCTTATACGGAG GCTATCACGTTGTGCCCTAATGTTGCGATTTATTGGACCAATCGGGCTTTATGCCATCGCAAACGCAA TGATTGGACAAGAGTTGAGGAAGACTGTCGAAAGGCTGTTCAGCTTGATCATAATTCTGTCAAG GGTCATTACATGCTAGGGCTTGCATTAATGCAGAGAAAAAAATACGCAGAAGGAATAAAAGCTTTGGAAAGG TCTTTGGATCTTGGAAGAGGAGCAAACCCTCGTAGTTACATGGTGGAGGAGATATGGCAAGAGCTAGCAAGAGCAAAATACCAAGAATGGGAACATGATTCCACCCAAAGATCATGGGATTTGCAAAATCTAAA AGAATGTTGTGAGATAGCTCTTGTAGAAAAATATTCGCTTGATGTGACTCAAATGGAAGGATTCACAGATGAAATCACAGATTCCGCTTCACAACAATTACAAGCTCTCAATTCAGTTTTCTCCAAAGCTTCAGAGCCCGACACACCAAAGGag ATACCAGACTACCTATGCTGCAGAATCACACTTGATATTTTCCGTGACCCTGTCATTGCTCCAAGCGGTTTTACATACGAGAGAGCAGTCATTCTTGATCACCTCAACaag GTGGGAATGTTTGATCCGATAACACGTCAACCTCTTCGGCCATCTCAATTGGTTCAGAACTTAGCAGTAAAAGAAGCAGTTCAAGCTTTTTTGGAAACACATGGTTGGGCTTACAGAATGGActga